GACTATGTTGACCAGCTTGCCCGGCACGACGATGACCTTGCGGATGGTCACGCCCTCGGTGAAGCGCTGCACGTTCTCGTTGGCGCGGGCGGCGGCCTCGACTTCCTCGCGGGAGGCCGAGGCGGGCACCTCGATCTGGCCGCGCAGCTTGCCATTGACCTGGATGACCAGGGTCAGGCTGTCCTGCACCAGGGCCGACTCGTCTACCTGCGGCCACTGCGCGTCGATGATCGCGCCGGCCTTGCCCAGGCGCTGCCACAGTTCGTGGCAGATGTGCGGGGTGATCGGCGCCAGCAGCAGGGCCACGGTCTCCAGGCCTTCCTGGAGCAGGGCGCGGTCCTGTTCGGTGGCGGTGGCGGCCTTCTCCAGCACGTTCATCAGGGTCATCACCTGGGCGATGGCGGTGTTGAACTTGTGGTGCTGGCCCACGTCGTTGCTGGCCTGCTTGATGGCCAGGTGGATGGCGCGGCGCACGGCCTTCTGCTCGTCGGTCAGGCTGGCGACGTCCAGCTGGCCCGGCAGGCCGGCACTGACGTGGCTGTGGGCCAGGCGCCAGACGCGACGGAGGAAGCGATTGGCGCCCTCGATGCCGGCGTCCGACCACTCGCAGCTCATGTCGGGCGGCGAGGCGAACATCATGAACAGGCGGCAGGTGTCGGCGCCGTAAGCGTCGATCATGGCCTGCGGGTCTACGCCGTTGTTCTTCGACTTGGACATCTTCTCGGTGCCGCCGATTTCCACCGGCAGGCCGTCGCTCTTCAGCTTGGCGCCGATGACCTTGGCCTTGGCGTCACGCTCGACTTCCACGTCGGCCGGGTTGAACCAGTCCTTGCCGCCGTTTTCCAGGGTGCGGTAGTAGGTTTCGGCGACCACCATGCCCTGGGTCAGCAGGTTCTTGAACGGCTCGTTGGAGGTGACCAGGCCTTCGTCGCGCATCAGCTTGTGGAAGAAGCGCGCGTACAGCAGGTGCAGGATGGCGTGCTCGATGCCGCCGATGTACTGGTCCACCGGCAGCCAGTGGTTGGCGGCCTGCGGGTCGACCATGCCGCCGGTGTAGTTCGGCGAGGCGTAGCGGGCGTAGTACCAGGACGACTCGACGAAGGTGTCCATGGTGTCGGTTTCGCGCTTGGCCGGGCTGCCGCATTTCGGGCAGCTGCACTCGTAGAACTCGGGCATCTTGGCCAGCGGCGAACCGGCGCCGTCCGGCACCACGTCTTCGGGCAGCACCACCGGCAGCTGGTCTTCCGGCACCGGAACATCGCCGCAGCTCGGGCAGTGGATGATCGGGATCGGGCAACCCCAGTAGCGCTGGCGGCTGATGCCCCAGTCGCGCAGGCGGAACTGGGTCTTGCGCGCGCCATGGGCGCTGGCTTCCAGGTCGCCGACTATGGCGTCGAAGGCGGCGCTGAAGTCCAGGCCGTCGTACTTGCCGGAGTTGATGGTGGTCAGGCCGGCCTTGTCGCCATACCAGTCCTGCCAGGTGCTGGTGTCGTAGTCCTTGTCCGCCGCGACATACACCTGCTTGATCGGCAG
This DNA window, taken from Pseudomonas alcaligenes, encodes the following:
- the leuS gene encoding leucine--tRNA ligase, with translation MHEQYSPREIEAAAQAHWDAQKSFVVTEQPGKDTFYCLSMFPYPSGKLHMGHVRNYTIGDVIARYQRMQGKNALQPMGWDAFGMPAENAAMKNKVAPAKWTYENIAYMKSQLKSLGLAIDWTREVTTCKPDYYRWEQWLFTRLFEKGVIYRKNGTVNWDPVDQTVLANEQVIDGRGWRSGALIEKREIPMYYFKITAYAEELLSSLDELEGWPEQVKTMQRNWIGKSFGADIVFDYDVASIGVDGQLKVYSTRPDTLMGATYVAVAAEHPLAQRAAESNPAIAAFIAECKSGSVAEADMATMEKKGLATGQFVIHPLTGDKLPVFVANYVLWGYGEGAVMAVPAHDERDFEFANKYDLPIKQVYVAADKDYDTSTWQDWYGDKAGLTTINSGKYDGLDFSAAFDAIVGDLEASAHGARKTQFRLRDWGISRQRYWGCPIPIIHCPSCGDVPVPEDQLPVVLPEDVVPDGAGSPLAKMPEFYECSCPKCGSPAKRETDTMDTFVESSWYYARYASPNYTGGMVDPQAANHWLPVDQYIGGIEHAILHLLYARFFHKLMRDEGLVTSNEPFKNLLTQGMVVAETYYRTLENGGKDWFNPADVEVERDAKAKVIGAKLKSDGLPVEIGGTEKMSKSKNNGVDPQAMIDAYGADTCRLFMMFASPPDMSCEWSDAGIEGANRFLRRVWRLAHSHVSAGLPGQLDVASLTDEQKAVRRAIHLAIKQASNDVGQHHKFNTAIAQVMTLMNVLEKAATATEQDRALLQEGLETVALLLAPITPHICHELWQRLGKAGAIIDAQWPQVDESALVQDSLTLVIQVNGKLRGQIEVPASASREEVEAAARANENVQRFTEGVTIRKVIVVPGKLVNIVAN